The Belonocnema kinseyi isolate 2016_QV_RU_SX_M_011 chromosome 1, B_treatae_v1, whole genome shotgun sequence genomic interval TCTagaattaaaaatcaagaattatcgatttaaaaaaattgtaatcagcaCTTATATATTAggcttttatttgaattaaaatcaagaatttataTCAAGAATTATCGACTTTGAAAAAATGGTAATGACCATTTAGATTTTAGGTTTTAATGTGGCAATTATCATTACAAATGATTTCGAATGCcaatttttatggtatttttgaaAGGTTAAGACAGCacatcgtttttttaatttaaataaaattttaatttaaaaaatatttaattattactcACGTCCATCACCAACAAGCTTTATAGTGTACTCCGGCCAATGATCTGGTGCGTCCAACTCGCATTCAaccaatttatgtaaaattgcatTAGTTTCATCGGTGTCGTACGGTGGAGGCATTAACTTTgagacatatttttttttaatgctgttaTAGCGTATCCATTTGGTTGGAACACAGTCCACACGTCTCACCTTTTTAGGAcctttttcaataaattccaCCAATTGGAATGTACGAACAAATTCTAAATTCATTTCCCTTTATTCACACTAAAacgatcattttttattaaatataacttCCGTGAGAGTACATactaaaatatgatttatttaatttaaagcataACATAATTTCCTTAACAATATAGAAGAAAACATCAGATTAAATAGTAtaattataatcttctaaatattctttTGGAACGATTTTTGTTTGACTGTAACGTACATGGGGTAcgtagaataaaatttaaaaagtgaggttatgttcaagAAATTCTAAAAGCATTTAACCTATAACGTGACCAATCCGAAGACTTACATATTTTGTATAAGTTAATCTGTATTTTCACTATTCatgttagaaaatataaaattctagaaGCTCGAAAACATTTGCTTTATTCGAATAAATACTACATGTGTTCAAAATGACGATACTTCCTCGAATACACTGCTGTAAATCTTCtgaagctgaaaattaattttgcacttttCACTATTATTTATCTTTACAGTGATACCTAGCTTCATTGCTAACAATCGAATACGAACAGTCGATAGATGATTTTAAATACTCGCCGCGTTCCACCttctcttaaatttaatgaaagttttatcatttttacttttaCATCAGTAAGATTGTAATCAAATAATGTGATTTGCGCTTTTGGACGAAGTTCCCACATGCACAAGTATTTGGAGTCAGTAGGATATAGAAACAGAGATGGTTTCATCTTCCAAATTTTTCCCTCGATTTTTACTCCATCTGGTGTACGTCtcatattcttaattttgaacaattttttgtttcgcAGCATTACAAAATTGTCAGGAGATTTAGTTGTTACGATATATTGCTTATATCTCAATTTCAACACTTGGTCTTCAACGGCTTTTAGAATTTGAATTCGGTAAGGTTTTTGTGGTTTTAGGGGATCTATCGTAAACAATCCGTGCAGTCTGCGACAAGCTTGAGCTAACGGTTGGAACGGTGTGCGAATTAGATTGACTAATTTCCcaaggaaattttcaaatgtgaAGGCAGAAATTCTACTGAAGTTACAACCCGTGAATATTATATCATCAGCAGCATGAATTACGCAATGCATGTTCATCACTTGCATTTTCGAGTATAATTCTTTCAATCCCAAAAAAAATCTCTGCAAGTAAAGTTTCGCATGCTGATGGTATTTTTTTATCAGCTTGTCGTTACACAATATTCTGCAAGCTAAGTGTAACAGTAAAAAGTTTTTCATACGGCTTACGTCTATAATATTCAATAGAATTATCGGACCACAATATAACAAAATAAACCGAAATTCTGTCGCTTTCCATGTATTAAGTGACTTTAAAGAGCGGgtctttctttgaaattcacatggaatgcattttttaatcattaaaagtcTTCTAGAAACTTCGTTCTTCAATTGCTGACCAACTTTCGCACGCCCTGCAATTACAAACCACCGATTCATAAGTCGCTTCATGATGCCCTTACAAAATAAATGCATGAAgtcaagaacaaaaataaaaatcatatttagcaGTGGTCGAACTCGCAATAGTGGTGATACACCTTTATGATGACCAGGTTGCGTTCGAAGTCAAAATTTCTGGTCGGTTCTCTCAGCGCAATATATAAGTGGATATTCTGTTACATTGTCGGCCTTTATACCATGAATTTCGCACCTCTCACAAGCGTAAAAACCGCCATGACCTTTTGtacatttcaaaaatgttcgAGCAGGCATGTCACAAACGAAGCAATGGATTCTgacattaaaaagtttattttctataaCAATGCCATTGGCCTGGAGAATATTGAGTTCGTGAATTAACTCTCGCAAGTAATCATCAACACTTAGCGGTTTGGAGTTCCCACAGTAAATGGCAACAGGAAATGGCTTGTAAATATCTGGCTTATAGAGAATTTTTGCTGAAATTACCCAAAATCCTTTTTCTCCGGATTTCGTTAAAGCGACGCCATCAGCATTAAATTGTACGAATATTGTAGCCTTGGAATATACATTGACATCAATGCAATCCTTAAGTCCTTTTTTGATTCCAAAATATACATATTCTCCAACGGATCCATCTGCATCTTGCATTTCTCGAATATTATATTTTGCTGAACTTGTACCTAAAAAGGTCTTAGCGGACTTCGGTAATTCGGGTAAAAGTCTACGCCGtagtatttttaaaagttgatcaaCATCATTTTGCTTTATTCCGTTTGTATTTGCCCATTCCCGAAGTTGTTTTACTTTGTTTGGCTCATCTTCCACTACTTCTAGAGTTCCATCTTCAAACCCATCTTCGTAGTCTGTAGAACTATTCGATTCTTCTGAATCTAGAAATAAATTAcacgattaataattttttttttaagatttactttgtaaaatttaatatacgATATAAAAACTAGTGAAACACAATAACGTTCCATACTCAAAatcataatttctttttcaactaccgttgataaaaaatatatcaaataaaaatctagTTTATTACCTGAATCTGAGTTACTAGGAGATTAGTCAAATGCAATAGGGTTCTCAATTTACTCtaagacttcttgaaaattctCTGGTTCCATTTCTACTCGGATTACCTCCTCACCAACCGCTTGCAACACAGGAACTTCTCTACCTTCATTTTCGTCGTCGGCATCTAAAATTATTTGGTATTACTATCATTACAATTATCGATTTATGCGCGCAATTATGTTTATCGTaatgaatttcttattattattatttaacatatcTTAGAACAGAAAgggaaatatttttgatgaatttcgTTTTTGAttgccaaaaatttgaatatattaagccacgaaattttcgaacaaaataattcatccatgccgactaaaattttttttttttaacacaaccAACCCAAGAGTGTAAAAAAGAACAGAATAGAGAGATCAATAAGTATATTTGTGACAGGAAGTTGATGTACAACTTTAGGAATGGAAATCATTTTCGGGGagtttgaaaggaaaaaaaagtttgacgTCCCTAACCTCAAAAGTCACTAAGTTCGCAATGTatgaaattcaacatttataatattaatatctgaataatctctttaaaatattttagaaacaagTGAAATTTATTAAAGATATGGAAAAAATCTGTGATTGCGCGATTTATTTGATATTGACTACACATCTTCAATATATTCAACATTTTGTAAAACATATTGTGNNNNNNNNNNNNNNNNNNNNNNNNNNNNNNNNNNNNNNNNNNNNNNNNNNNNNNNNNNNNNNNNNNNNNNN includes:
- the LOC117178360 gene encoding uncharacterized protein LOC117178360: MQDADGSVGEYVYFGIKKGLKDCIDVNVYSKATIFVQFNADGVALTKSGEKGFWVISAKILYKPDIYKPFPVAIYCGNSKPLSVDDYLRELIHELNILQANGIVIENKLFNVRIHCFVCDMPARTFLKCTKGHGGFYACERCEIHGIKADNVTEYPLIYCAERTDQKF